The genome window TTCTCCCCCGCAACGACGCCGCAAGAGATGGCGGGGCTTGCGTGGTTCCTCGAAAACGGTTCTCGACGGTTTTATGCTGAGGTGCGTGACATGCTTCTCGGCGACAGCACTGTTTCGGGCTTGTTCACAGAACTGGCATTGGCGGAGGAACGCCATGAATCTACGCTCCTCGATCTTTACAGAGAGTTCTCCGGCAAGCCCCCGAGTAACGGTCATCCAAAATCCATAATCTCGGTGGAAAAGGATGACGATGTCATGGAAGGCGGAGTGCGCGTTTCAGAGGCAGTGCAATGGGCAAAAGGGAAAAGCGCATCTGAAGTGTTAGAGTTTTCAGTCGGCCTTGAGACCAATTCTTACGACCTCTATCTAGTTATGGAAGCGAGGCTTA of Syntrophorhabdales bacterium contains these proteins:
- a CDS encoding ferritin family protein; this encodes MEGGIRAWKGLVAQKTPESGIAYFSPATTPQEMAGLAWFLENGSRRFYAEVRDMLLGDSTVSGLFTELALAEERHESTLLDLYREFSGKPPSNGHPKSIISVEKDDDVMEGGVRVSEAVQWAKGKSASEVLEFSVGLETNSYDLYLVMEARLKNKPPSKVFRVLAAEEKQHLKRLVALFEERMKK